A region of the Leeuwenhoekiella sp. MAR_2009_132 genome:
ATGAGAAGGCTAATTCAAATTAACAAAAAACAGATTATTTCGTTCAATAGGTAAATAGTATTAAAGTAAGTACACGTATTATTTAGAACATTCCGCCACCTTCAACTTCATTATCTTCTCTGTTTTTTCGGCGTTTAGCGCGGTATTTACTATCGCCAAAACGGTAGTTGAAGCCTGCGTAAACGGTATTGCTTTCCCAGTTAAATTGTCCTTGTATGAGGTAGGGGTTGGTTCCGTTAAATCGCGCTTTCATCGTATTAAATACGTCATTGTAGTTTAAACTAATCGTGCCTTTACCATCAAAAACCGAATAGCGCGCGCCAACATTAGTCATAAACATCGATTTGTTTTCAAACTGAATTCCTTTATTAGGGCCTCTAAACATCGCAAAAGCTGTGAACGTTAGTTTTTTTGTCGCTGTAAAGTTGTTGATTACTCGTGCGTTGTACACCGTATTTTCAACTTCAATACGGGTTTGGGTAATATCAGATGCCGTAGGATTTTCAATAGCCGGGTCTAGTGACTCAGTAATACCGGTTTGTGTTTGATTAAATAAATCGAAACTCGCATTAATGCTCCACCAGTCTAGCGGTTTGTAGTTGCTGCTCAATTCAAAACCATAGGCAGTAGTGGAGTCAAAATTATCGTTAGTCAACACGATACGATCCAGGTTAAAGCGATCTACAAATACAGCTTGATTGATCTCATCTTCGATAATGCGGTAAAACACTCCGGCTGTAATACTTCCTTTCTCCAGAGTTCGTGTGTAGTTGGTTTCTAACGAATTTGTAAACTGCGGTCTCAGATCTACATTTCCAAATTGCGTGATTAAGGGCGAACTCCATTCGCGTATGGGATTAACCTGGCCTACGCCCGGGCGATCTATACGACGGCTGTAACTTACCTGATACTGGTTTTTTTCTGAAGGATTAAAGGTCACGTAAGCTGAAGGGTATAATTCAAAATAATCGTTTGTAAACGCACGTACCGCATTAGTATCTGCAGCTACATGCACCTGCTCAGCTCGTAAACCGGCCTGATACGACCATTTCTCATAGTTTTTTCCGTAAGTCACATAAGCTGAATAAATATCCCGACTGTAATCAAATTGCGTGTCTGGTGTGGGAATCAAATTTCCAGATGCATTAAACGACTGCCCGGTACTGCTGTAGGCAATATCTGTATTGAATAAAATGGCTTGAACACCCAACTCTAGCTTTTCACTTTCAGAAAGCGGATTCACATAATCTAAATTAAACGTGGTACGGTCTCTTTTTGTAGCTACAAAATCTTCATAGTCGGCAAGGGGAGTAGATCCTGTAAAGTCAAAAAACGTATCCTCATCTGCATCAAAGGTGTTGTAATCAGCTTCAAACTCAATATTATGACCTTCTTTTTCAAAATCAAGTTTATAATCGAGGTTGTATTGCTGCGAGTAGTTGCTCATATCTGCGCCAAAATCCTGCATCAGATTGCGGGTCGTATCATCTGCGTAGATTATATCTATGTTACCGCCGGGCATTCCGTTAAAGCTGTTTTGAGAGGTAAAAACAGAGAGGGTATTTTTGTCATTTAAATACACATCTAAGCCCAATTTTAGCAGGTATGATTTTTGGTCATTAAGCATATCAAAATACTGGGTAGAGTTATCGCCTTCGCGAAAAATCGTCCCATAATTAGCATTCTTAGAAATGTTATTACTGTAGTTGGAGTACAGATTGAATTTGCCGTTGCGGTAATTGAGATTTAAACCGCTATTAAATTGGGCGTTTTTTTCATAGGAAAGTCCGGCACTTACATCCCCGTTAAATCCTATGTTTACATTTTTATGCAGTACGATATTGATGATTCCGCTCATTCCGTCAGGATTGTATTTTGCTGAAGGATTTGTGATTAATTCAATCTTCTTAATAGAGCTCGACGGAAGCTGTTTAAGCAACTGATCTGCCGGAATGTTAGAAAGCTTACCATCTACCATTACCTGTACGTTGCTGTTTCCGCGTAGCGTAAGTGCACCAGATTGCTGATCAAGATTTACAGAAGGAATATTATTCATTATATCTGCCGCGCTTGCTCCTGCAGTAGTCAAATCTTTACCCACGTTGATGACTTTTCGGTCTATTTGCTGCTCTATTGTGGTGCGCTCAGCAACGATGTTTACCGCATCAAGTTCTGCTGGGACAGCACTCAGTTTTATAGTGCCAAAATCACTCTGGCGATGCTCACGGTCTATTACCAGATCGCGCTGGGTGCTTTCATACCCTATAAACTGAATTTTAAGCGTGTAGATACCTTCAGGGATTTTTGAAATTTCAAAGGCACCGTCGTCATTTGTAATTCCGCCGGTAACCACATCACCCGCATTTTTACTAATTACAATGGTTGCGTAGGGTATAGGTTGATTGAGGTCTGCGTCTAGTACCACCCCACGTACGCTACCGGTAATTACCTCAGGAGGTTTAGGTTGCGCAAAAGAGAAAGTGGTAAAACTTGATAATAATAGGCATAGTAGCCAATAGCTAGGTTTCATAGTGTTCGATTTTGATTGATGTT
Encoded here:
- a CDS encoding TonB-dependent receptor domain-containing protein, whose translation is MKPSYWLLCLLLSSFTTFSFAQPKPPEVITGSVRGVVLDADLNQPIPYATIVISKNAGDVVTGGITNDDGAFEISKIPEGIYTLKIQFIGYESTQRDLVIDREHRQSDFGTIKLSAVPAELDAVNIVAERTTIEQQIDRKVINVGKDLTTAGASAADIMNNIPSVNLDQQSGALTLRGNSNVQVMVDGKLSNIPADQLLKQLPSSSIKKIELITNPSAKYNPDGMSGIINIVLHKNVNIGFNGDVSAGLSYEKNAQFNSGLNLNYRNGKFNLYSNYSNNISKNANYGTIFREGDNSTQYFDMLNDQKSYLLKLGLDVYLNDKNTLSVFTSQNSFNGMPGGNIDIIYADDTTRNLMQDFGADMSNYSQQYNLDYKLDFEKEGHNIEFEADYNTFDADEDTFFDFTGSTPLADYEDFVATKRDRTTFNLDYVNPLSESEKLELGVQAILFNTDIAYSSTGQSFNASGNLIPTPDTQFDYSRDIYSAYVTYGKNYEKWSYQAGLRAEQVHVAADTNAVRAFTNDYFELYPSAYVTFNPSEKNQYQVSYSRRIDRPGVGQVNPIREWSSPLITQFGNVDLRPQFTNSLETNYTRTLEKGSITAGVFYRIIEDEINQAVFVDRFNLDRIVLTNDNFDSTTAYGFELSSNYKPLDWWSINASFDLFNQTQTGITESLDPAIENPTASDITQTRIEVENTVYNARVINNFTATKKLTFTAFAMFRGPNKGIQFENKSMFMTNVGARYSVFDGKGTISLNYNDVFNTMKARFNGTNPYLIQGQFNWESNTVYAGFNYRFGDSKYRAKRRKNREDNEVEGGGMF